TATGAAATGGTAGGGCTAAAACAGGAGTTTGAATACACCGAAAATTATATCGCCCTGCAAAATATACGCTTTAACGATCTGATTATTTTTGATGCACATTGTGATGAACAGCTGGAACATTTCTTGGTGCCAAAACTGATGATTCAGCCTCTGGTTGAAAATGCCATCGAGCATGGTTTTGAGAACCGGAAGGAAGGCTCCATTTTCGTATCGGCAGAAGATGATGGAGATGAAATTTATATATCCGTTACAAATAACGGCAATTCTATTGAGATTGCGGACATGGAGCGTATTAATGAGATGCTTTCCAGTCGGGATACCTATACACAAAGCAAAAGTATCGGACTATTAAATCTAAATCAAAGGCTGAAAAGCTGTTTTGGATCACAAGCAGAAGTGAAAATGTTATCGAAGGGCGGCATAAATACAACCATTGTTATTACGATACCCAAAGCAGGAAGAGGATGAATATGCTGACAGCAATTATTGTAGATGATGAGAATTTGTCCGTTAAAATGATGGAAAGTATTTTGGATTGGCATGGGCTTGGCATTAGCATCAGTGGAACAGCAGAGAACGGTATTGAAGCTTTGGAACTTTTTTACCGTGTGAATCCCAATATCATCATTACAGATATAAGAATGCCAGGATTGAATGGACTCGATTTTATTAAAAAAGCGAAGCTTATGAATCCTGAAGCTGAATTTATTTTAATCAGTGCTTTTGCTGATTTTGATTATGTTAAAAAAGCGATGGAACTCGGTTGTTGCAATTATATTTTAAAGCCGGTAGATGAATATGAGCTGGAGCAGACACTGAAAAAAATCGTTGCCAAAATAGAGGATAAAAAAGCAGCTGAAAAAGATGCGCTGAAAAAGCAAATGGAGCATCATAAATTGGCGATTTACCATTATATGAATTCGGGTGCTAATCCGCTAGCCGCAGGAAAAAGTGCTGGAAAGCTGGAGGTCAATTTCGAAAGTTACTGCTTATTTAACTTTATCCTTAAGGATCAATCTATTAATGATTATATTGAAGGCGGCATGCAATTGGACGCACAAATGCCTTTTATTATGGAACGGATGTCCTCGGTGATTAAAGAGTTTGGGCAATGTATGCTGTTCCCTTATAGCGACTATTCCTGGACAGCCATTCTCAGTGGGAACTGCTCGCAGGAGGATCTGCAGAAGTGCGCTTTGAAAATGATCACTTTATTTAAAAATGAAATTCACAGAGACATTAATGTCTGCTTTAGTCCGCAAGGAACCCGGTTTGATGAATTGCCACAGCTATATCGACACCTTACTTCTCTTATCCGTTACAGTGCCTACGTCAGGGATGAGCCAATCCTGGGTTACGGCTACAATATAATAGAAGAATATATACAGCAAACGGATTTTTTGGTCTATATTAAGCAGCTGACCGATGCCTTAAACAATAACGAATCGGAGGACGCGGCATGTATCGTTGAAGAAGTACTGATGTTATCATGCAAATCCAATCCGGAATATCTGCACTTGTTTATTGATTTCTACTATACGGTTTTCTGTGCGATACGAGAAAAATTAGTCGAAGAAAACAATCTATCTGAAGAGCATCATGAAATCCTCAACTTGAGTTATAAGGATATATCCGATATGTCCACTGCGAACGAAATAAGCTGCTTTTTGAATCGGATCATTCAGCTTCTCCAGGGAAATCATCTTCAACCAGCGAGATCTCAATACGGTCAATTGGTTGAAACAGCTATCCGCTATTTGAGTGAAAACTACAACCGCAATTTGTCTTTGGAAGAAATATGTACTGA
This Paenibacillus sp. FSL R5-0345 DNA region includes the following protein-coding sequences:
- a CDS encoding response regulator transcription factor, whose product is MLTAIIVDDENLSVKMMESILDWHGLGISISGTAENGIEALELFYRVNPNIIITDIRMPGLNGLDFIKKAKLMNPEAEFILISAFADFDYVKKAMELGCCNYILKPVDEYELEQTLKKIVAKIEDKKAAEKDALKKQMEHHKLAIYHYMNSGANPLAAGKSAGKLEVNFESYCLFNFILKDQSINDYIEGGMQLDAQMPFIMERMSSVIKEFGQCMLFPYSDYSWTAILSGNCSQEDLQKCALKMITLFKNEIHRDINVCFSPQGTRFDELPQLYRHLTSLIRYSAYVRDEPILGYGYNIIEEYIQQTDFLVYIKQLTDALNNNESEDAACIVEEVLMLSCKSNPEYLHLFIDFYYTVFCAIREKLVEENNLSEEHHEILNLSYKDISDMSTANEISCFLNRIIQLLQGNHLQPARSQYGQLVETAIRYLSENYNRNLSLEEICTELAVSKNYFSYLFKQKTGKNLWAYLTDIRVSKSKELLRTTAYKSYEIAYMVGYDNPSYFSKLFKKSTGQTPNEYRAAIKS